From the Nostoc sp. PCC 7107 genome, the window AATCTTTGAATTTAGATCCCAGCCAAGTTTCTTCAATTTTACGGCAAGGCGATCCTAAAGATGTAGTTTGTCAAGTAGCTGATGAAGTTGATGCTGACTTAATCATCATGGGTTCACGCGGACTCAAGCGTTTGCAGTCAATTTTGTCAAACTCTGTCAGTCAGTATGTTTTTCAATTGTCTTCCCGCCCGATGTTGCTGGTTAAAGATGATATTTATGTCAAAAGAATTAAGCGCATCATGGTGGCGTTAGATAACTCTGATGCAGCAAAACACTGTTTAAATTTAGCTTTATTCTTGCTACGAGATATTCAAGGTAGCCAGTTAATTTTGACTCACGTTAATACTGACCTACGCGGTAAAGCATCAGAAGTCACTGAAATTATTCCCGATAAAAATCCAATTTTTGGTGCAGCGTATGCTGAAGCCCAAAAGTATGGAATACAAACTCGCTGCTATAGCAGCAGTGGTAAACCCGGTG encodes:
- a CDS encoding universal stress protein gives rise to the protein MIEKILLAVSGLGHAEEMLKTLKEIPSIQRAKVNVLHVVPPQSTASAMTDKWEEGGKILANAIQSLNLDPSQVSSILRQGDPKDVVCQVADEVDADLIIMGSRGLKRLQSILSNSVSQYVFQLSSRPMLLVKDDIYVKRIKRIMVALDNSDAAKHCLNLALFLLRDIQGSQLILTHVNTDLRGKASEVTEIIPDKNPIFGAAYAEAQKYGIQTRCYSSSGKPGEEICRLAEELQVDLLLLGSPDRRPSVAKNFVDIDRLIGASLSDYVRVNATCPVLLARTTA